A genomic region of Vibrio sp. 10N contains the following coding sequences:
- a CDS encoding sugar kinase: MSQYKIAIIGECMVELQRKEDLLKQSFGGDTLNTALYLSRLTKNYNISVSYITALGNDPFSSEMLKAWSDEGIDTDQVLRLNDKMPGLYHIETDDTGERTFFYWRSDAAAKFVFDQPESQSLVESLMDYDAVYLSGITLAILTDSGRDTLFSFLEKFKAKGGSVFFDNNYRPKLWASRDAAQRTYLAMLGFTDTALLTFEDDQDLFGDTCLEECIERTQHAGVNEIAIKRGAKECLVLSEGRAEYVAPKPVDSVIDTTAAGDSFSAGYLAKRLTGGDAFSSAAMGHKVAGTVIQYRGAIIPNTATPTLD, encoded by the coding sequence ATGAGCCAATACAAAATAGCGATCATCGGCGAATGCATGGTGGAGCTACAACGCAAAGAAGATCTACTGAAGCAAAGTTTCGGTGGTGATACATTGAACACGGCGCTATACCTTTCTCGTTTGACGAAAAATTACAACATTTCAGTAAGCTACATTACCGCGCTAGGCAACGACCCTTTCTCATCTGAAATGCTTAAAGCATGGTCGGACGAAGGTATCGATACCGACCAAGTGTTGCGCCTAAACGACAAAATGCCCGGCCTTTATCACATCGAAACAGATGACACTGGCGAGCGCACCTTCTTCTACTGGCGCAGCGACGCAGCAGCCAAGTTCGTGTTTGATCAACCAGAAAGCCAATCTCTTGTTGAATCTTTAATGGATTACGATGCGGTTTACCTAAGCGGCATTACCTTGGCTATTTTGACCGACTCTGGACGTGACACTCTGTTTAGCTTCCTAGAGAAATTCAAAGCCAAAGGTGGCAGTGTCTTCTTTGACAACAACTATCGTCCAAAGCTTTGGGCGAGCCGCGATGCCGCTCAGCGCACGTACCTAGCGATGCTTGGTTTTACTGACACCGCACTACTTACCTTCGAAGATGACCAAGACTTGTTTGGCGACACATGCCTAGAGGAGTGCATCGAGCGCACTCAACACGCTGGTGTCAACGAAATTGCCATTAAACGCGGCGCAAAAGAGTGTCTTGTACTTAGCGAAGGTCGCGCAGAGTATGTCGCACCCAAGCCGGTCGACTCCGTGATTGATACCACAGCCGCCGGTGACTCATTCAGCGCCGGTTATCTTGCCAAGCGCCTAACCGGTGGCGACGCATTCAGCTCAGCCGCTATGGGGCACAAAGTCGCAGGCACAGTCATTCAATACCGCGGTGCTATTATTCCTAACACAGCAACGCCAACTCTTGATTAG
- a CDS encoding bifunctional 4-hydroxy-2-oxoglutarate aldolase/2-dehydro-3-deoxy-phosphogluconate aldolase yields the protein MTTLNEQLANLKVIPVIAINKVEDAFPLGKALVDNGMPCAEITFRTECAADAIAAMRQAYPEMLIGAGTVLTNEQVDQAIEAGVDFIVSPGFNPRTVQYCIDKNVPIVPGVNNPSLVEQAMEMGLRTLKFFPAEPSGGVGMLKALTAVYPVKFMPTGGVSLKNVDNYLSIKSVLACGGTWMVPTNLIDEGRWEELGQLVKDAVAHVN from the coding sequence ATGACAACCCTAAACGAACAGCTAGCAAACCTTAAAGTAATTCCTGTCATTGCCATCAACAAAGTTGAAGATGCTTTTCCTCTAGGTAAAGCACTCGTAGACAACGGCATGCCATGTGCAGAAATCACCTTCCGCACCGAATGTGCAGCCGATGCGATTGCAGCGATGCGTCAAGCATACCCAGAGATGCTGATTGGTGCAGGTACCGTTCTTACTAATGAGCAAGTCGATCAAGCGATTGAAGCAGGCGTCGATTTTATCGTAAGCCCAGGCTTCAACCCACGCACTGTTCAATACTGCATCGACAAAAACGTACCCATCGTACCGGGTGTTAATAACCCAAGCCTAGTTGAGCAAGCGATGGAAATGGGTCTGCGTACATTGAAGTTCTTCCCAGCAGAACCATCTGGTGGTGTGGGAATGCTAAAAGCGCTGACAGCTGTGTATCCAGTGAAATTTATGCCAACAGGTGGTGTAAGCCTGAAGAATGTCGATAACTACCTATCTATCAAGTCTGTATTGGCATGTGGCGGCACTTGGATGGTTCCAACGAATCTTATCGACGAAGGTCGTTGGGAAGAGCTTGGTCAGTTGGTGAAAGACGCGGTCGCTCACGTTAACTAA
- a CDS encoding lysine N(6)-hydroxylase/L-ornithine N(5)-oxygenase family protein, with protein MKTVDFDLVGVGIGPFNLSIAALAAPKAELKSQFFERKPEFAWHPGLLLNHAKMQTSFLKDLVTAIDPTSPYTFMNYLVKNQKFYPFTARGDFMISRLEFSDYMAWTAKQLPNTQFGTDISEVRFADDHFVITANGETVTSRHLVVGTGTQPAVPECAQDKLSDHCFHAHEMMVRKPDLTGKRIAIIGGGQTGADIFQHVFAGDFGKPRQLDWMSRRANLEGLDESCFSDQFFMPDYVNQFYYLDKERQAREVSRQKLTSDGITDDCLSSIYQSLYHDKYVLRNPKWWTVQPHQELVGLDLSGKQHQLRLRHGVTEHEKVLEADVVILCTGFKRVLAPCLQGIADKLQLDEFSRPLLNSEYAALWKQPCDNKLFVVNSGTHNHGIIEPQLSLAAWRAAKILNHANGDELYHHGDSSNVMEWGLNSVQENRAKVAEMDLSS; from the coding sequence GCGTTAGCTGCACCCAAGGCAGAGTTAAAAAGCCAATTTTTTGAACGTAAACCTGAATTTGCTTGGCATCCTGGGCTACTGCTCAATCACGCCAAGATGCAAACCTCGTTTTTAAAAGACTTGGTCACGGCCATAGACCCTACCAGCCCTTACACGTTTATGAATTACTTGGTGAAGAACCAAAAATTTTACCCTTTCACCGCGCGTGGTGATTTTATGATATCGAGGTTAGAGTTTTCCGATTACATGGCATGGACAGCCAAACAGCTCCCTAATACCCAATTCGGCACTGACATCAGTGAGGTGCGCTTTGCCGATGATCACTTTGTGATTACTGCAAATGGTGAGACGGTAACCAGCCGTCATTTGGTTGTTGGCACAGGGACGCAGCCTGCGGTGCCGGAGTGCGCGCAGGATAAGCTTAGCGATCACTGTTTCCATGCCCACGAAATGATGGTGCGTAAGCCAGATTTAACGGGCAAACGCATTGCAATCATCGGCGGTGGGCAAACAGGTGCGGATATCTTTCAGCATGTGTTTGCCGGTGATTTTGGTAAGCCGAGACAACTTGATTGGATGTCACGCCGTGCAAATCTAGAAGGGCTAGATGAAAGCTGTTTTAGCGACCAGTTTTTTATGCCGGATTATGTGAATCAGTTTTACTATCTCGACAAGGAGCGTCAAGCGCGTGAGGTGTCTCGCCAAAAGCTCACCAGTGATGGGATCACCGATGACTGTTTGTCGTCGATCTATCAGAGTTTGTATCACGACAAGTATGTGTTGAGAAATCCAAAGTGGTGGACAGTGCAGCCGCATCAAGAGCTTGTGGGGCTAGATTTGTCAGGTAAGCAACATCAGTTACGGCTTCGTCATGGCGTTACGGAACACGAGAAAGTACTTGAAGCTGACGTTGTGATTCTATGTACAGGCTTTAAGCGAGTGTTGGCACCCTGCCTTCAGGGCATTGCCGATAAGCTGCAATTGGATGAGTTTTCTAGACCGCTACTTAATTCTGAGTACGCAGCCCTTTGGAAGCAGCCTTGTGATAACAAGTTGTTTGTTGTGAATTCAGGTACTCATAACCATGGAATTATTGAACCACAATTGAGTCTTGCGGCGTGGCGAGCAGCGAAAATTCTCAATCATGCTAATGGCGATGAGCTGTATCATCATGGCGATAGTAGCAACGTGATGGAGTGGGGCTTAAACTCAGTTCAAGAGAACAGGGCTAAGGTCGCCGAGATGGATTTATCGAGTTAG